In Nocardioides bizhenqiangii, the DNA window GCGGCGCTGGGACTTGCAGCAGACCACCTCGTTGCCGCCCACGGCCCGGACCAGCTTGCGTCCGTTGCGCTTCTTGAACGCGATGATCGCCTGGTCGTGGCGGAACGACTCGTTCTCGACCCAGCCGTTGAACGCCCACGCGTTCCGGGCCACCCACCTGCCCTCGGGCGCCCGCCCGCGGTGGTAGCGAGGCACGAAGACCCAGTTGCGGAAGAAGTGCGGTTGTTCGAGCAGTCCCGGCGGGTTAGGTCCGGTGTGTACGCAGTGTCCGGCCGTGATCACCTGGTCGAGCTTCCGGGTCCGGATCGCCGCCGCGGAGCACACGTAGTCACCGCCACCGTCGGAGAAGAAGAGCTTGCCGACCATCCGCGGCACCCTGCGGGGCGGGATCGGGCCGCTGGTCCCGCGACGCGCGGGCGCGGCGTCGTACGACGTCGATCCGCCCAGGCTGGGGAGGACCTCCTCGATCGGGATCGCTGCGGCCATCCGCTCCCGCGTCCAGTAGTGCCGGATCTCCCGCGCGGCCCGCGCAGGCTTCGGCGCACGAACGACGTCTCCCGGCCGCGATGCGACCGCGCCGCTCGTCGTCGCGCCGGCGGCGGCGCCGGCATCGGCGGATGTCGTTGTCACGCCCGACAGAACGGCCGACACGAGCATGCCGGCGACGAGCAGCGTCGCCCCACGAAGAGCCCCCATGGGCGGCACCCTACCCGCAGGATCAGGAGTCGGTGGTGTGGTAGCGACCCCGGAAGTACAGCAGCGGCGAGACGTCGCCGCGGTCGGTCGTCTCCAGGTGCTCGACCCGTCCGATCACGACGTAGTGGTCGCCGCTCTCGTGGACGGTGTGGATGGTGCAGTCCAGGTGCGCCAGGGAACCGTCGACCACCGGCGATCCGGTGGCCTCGGCGGGGTGCCAGTCGATACCGGCGAACTTGTCCGCTCCCTTGGTGGCCATCTGGGCGGAGACGTGCTCCTGGTGGGCCGCGAGCACGTTGACGCAGAACCGACCGGTGCGCTGGATCAGCGGCCACGCCCGCGACGACTTGGCCGGCACGAACAGCACCAGCGGCGGGTCGAGGGACACGCTCGAGAAGGACTGGCAGGTCATGCCGATCGGCTCGCCACCGCTGATCGTCGTGACGACCGTGATCCCGGACGCGAAGGTGCCGAGCACATCGCGGAACCGGCGGGCTGCCGCCCGGGCCTCGGGCTCGTCCTGGACCGCGACGTCCTCGCCGGGGCGGAACTCGAAGTCGATCTCGGCGTCACCGAGCCAGGAGTCGATGAGGGCCGGGTGCGGCCAGTTCTCGCGGGCGTCGGGGCTCATCCCCTCGGGGATCTCACCCTCCGGCACCCGGTGCGACTCCGTGGGCATGCTGGTCACGTTAGCGATCTCAGCTTCCGGCACCGAAGTCGTGGCCCCAGTACGAGACGGCGGTCGACTCCCGTGCGACCCACTTGTGGTCGTCGACGCGGAGGCCCTCGGTGCCGAACTCGATGTCGAAGCCGCTGGGCGACCTGACGTAGAACGAGATCATCTCGTCGTTCATGTGGCGTCCGAGCGTCGCCGAGAGCTTCGCGCCGTGCTTGCGGACCCGCTCGAGCGCCCGCCCGACGTGGTCGAGCTCGTCGACCTCGAACATGATGTGCACGCACTTCGACGGGTTGGGCATCGGCAGGAACGCCAGCGAGTGGTGCCGCGGGTTGACGCCGAGGAACCGCAGCCACACCTTGCTGCCGGGCTCCTTGCCGACGAACTCCCCCGGCATGCTCATCGAGTCGCGCAGCCGGAAGCCGAGCACCTCCGTGTAGAACCGCAGCGCCTCCACGTCGTCGAGGACTGGTACGACGAGGTGGCCCATGCCCTGGTCGCCGGTGACGAACCTCGCGGCGTACGGGGTGACGATCGGTCGCGACTCGTAGGTGATGCCGTGGAACAGCTCGAACACGTTGTCCCACGGGTCGCGGAACCGGATCAGCTCCTGGACGCGGCGCTCGTCCAGCTCGTCCTTGGTGCCCTCCTCGAACTCGACCCCGGCCTTCTGCAGGTGTTCACGAGCGGCCTGCAGGGCCTGGTGGTCGGCGACCTCCCAGCCCGAGCAGTCGAGCCGGTCGACGTCGGACGGGAACACCACGACCCGCGCCGAGACCTCGTCGATCCGCCAGTACTGGTGCTCCGGGTTGGGTCCGCGGCCCTCGGCGAGGCCGAGCACCTTGCCGGCGAAGGTCTTCCACGCGTCGAGGTCGGTGGTGGCGACCCGGACGTAGCCCATGGACTTGATGTCGATCGTCACTTCTTGGTCCTCTCGACGTGACCGGCCAGGAAGGTCGTGCAGACCTGCGCGAACTCCTCGGCGGCCTCGATCTGGGCCCAGTGCCCGCAGTTCGGGAAGACATGCAGCTGCGCGCGCGGGATCTGCTTGAGCGCGACGAGGGCGCCGTCGAGCGGGTTGACCCGGTCCTCGCGGCCCCAGGTCAGCAGCGTGGGCTTGCGGATGGCGTGCACCTCGCGCCAGAGCATGCCGTCCTCGGCCCACTCCGGGTTCCAGAACGAGGCGCCCATGGAGCGCATGGCCTCCATCGAGCCGGGGGCGGTCGCGTCGGCGAACCGCTCCTCGACCAGCTCGTCCGTGACCAGGCTCTGGTCGACCACCATGCTGGAGATGAAGGCCCGCAGCCGCTCCCGCGTCGGATCCATGCTGAAGTCCATCAGCCGCTGGACCCCCTCGGTCGGGTCGGCGTGGAAGAGGTTGAGCGACAGTCCGCCCGGCCCCATCAGGACCAGCCGGCCCACGCGATCCGGGTAGGACAACGCGAACCGCGTCGCCGTACCGCCCCCGAGCGAGTTGCCGAGCAGGTGCACCTTCTCGATCCGCAGCTCGTCGAGGAACCTGACCAGGTAGTCCGAGGAGTGGCGGAAGTAGTTGGCCGTGACCTCCGGCTTGTCCGACTGGCCGAAACCCGGCTGGTCGACGAGGAGGGTGCGGAAGTTCTCGGCGAACCGCGGCAGCGCGGAGCCGAAGTTGCTCCACGCCGACGCACCCGGACCACCACCGTGCAGCAGCACGAACGGCAGGCCGGCGCCGACGTCCGCCCGCGCCTCACCCGCCTCGTAGTAGTTCAGCGTGATGTCGCCGGCCTTCGCCGACCGCCGCACGTCCTCCTTGTTCAGCGCCGGGAACACTCAGTACATCCCCGGGTCGACCTTGTGCCCGAACTGCTGGGCGCCGTACATCTGCAGCGCCCGCTCCGGGTCGTTGGCTGCGTGGACCCGACCCGCGTGCGCGTCGCGCCAGGCCCGTTGGAGGTAGGTCCCCTCAGCGAGCGCGCGGCCTCCGGAGGCCTCGAACAGGGAGTCGATGGCCTCGATGGCGCGGGCGGTGCCGAGCACCTGGTCGCGCCGGACGCGGAGCCGCAGCTCGAGCGGGATGGTCTCGCCGCGCGCGACGAGGTCCTGCTCCTCGCGGATGTTGTTCATCAGCAGCGCCCATGCCGCGTCGATCTCGGACGACGACCGCGCGATCCGCACGGCGGCGAACGGGTCGAGCGAGGCCTTCTCGCCGAGGTACGCCGCCCGCACGCGCTTCTGCTGCATCTCGACGTGCTCGGTGTAGGCACCCATGGCCATGCCGATGATCGGCGTGGCGATGGTGCTGGTGAAGATCGAGTGGAACGGCAGCTTGTAGAGGTCGCTGGTGTTGACCGCCTGGCCAGGGCCCTTGCACTGCCCGGTCTCGCCCATCGAAAGCGTGAACGCCTCCGGGATGAACGTCTCCTCCACGACGATGTCGTTGGAGCCGGTGCCGCGGAGGCCGACGACGTTCCAGACGTCGACGATCTGGTACCTCTCACGCGGGACCATGAAGGTGCGGAAGTCGACGACCTGGCCGTCCTCGTTGAAGACCAGGCCACCGAGAAGCACCCAGCTGCAGTGGTCGCAGCCGGAGGAGAAGCTCCACTTGCCGGAGAGCTTGAAGCCTCCCTCGGCGAGCACCGCCTTGCCGGTCGGTGCGTAGGACGAGCTGAGCCGGACGCTCTGGTCGTCGCCCCACACCGCCTGCTGGGCCTCGTCGTCGAAGAGGGCGACCTGCCAGGGGTGGACGCCGACCACGCTCGCCACCCAGCCCGTCGACCCGTCGGCGGACGCGATGTCACGCACGGCGGTGTAGAAGTCGACCGGGTCGGCCTCGAGGCCGCCGTACCGCGTCGGCTGCAGCAGACGGAAGAAGCCGGTCTCCTCGAGCTCCTTGATCGAAGCCTCGGGTACGACGCGCAGCCGCTCTCCCTCGTCGGAGCGCTCGCGGAACGTGGGGAGCAGGTCACGCACGCCGTCGAGGACGGACTGGACCTCCGCAGATCGGTTCATGCGCCAATACTAGAACACGTTCTCATTTTGGTGAAGCGGAAGGGCGCGGCCGCTCCGCCCCCCGCGATTTCGGAGTCAGCGGCCGCGCGGCTGTCACATCCGAGAACGGCACTCGTTGGTCCACCCTGCGCCGCCGATTACCGTCCGAAGTCTGGAGAGGCAGGCTCAGGGAGATCGATGGCTGACAGCGCGACGGGCAGGGACACCAACGACGCCGCCGTCGTCGCTCGAGACTTCCGCGTCTCGCTGGAGCACCGGCGCGACATCGACGACCTCGTCGCCGATGCGGTCGGCGTCCGGCAGCGCGCGACCGCCGAGGCCGTCGAGATCGTCCGCGCCGCCGAGGCGCTGGCCCGGGAGATCCTCGCCGACGCCCGCGAGCAGGCGGCCCGGCTCACCACGGAGGCGGAGCAGGCGCTCGAGGCCTCGACCGCGGCGCGCGAACTGGCCGCCGCGGCACTTGGCGAGAAGGTGAGTGCGACGATCCATCGGCTGGAGTCGATGGCGAGCGAGGTGCACATGGCGCTCGACAGCGCCCTCGCCGAGGTCTCCGAGTCGCTCTCCCCGCTGACCGACCGTTCGCCGACCACCTCCGGGACCACGCCGCCCGAGCCCAGGAGCGCTCCGGAGAGCGTCGAGGAAGGCGTCGCGACCGCGCCCCAGAGTAGGCCCCAGAGTGGGCCCAAGATCTCGGGGTGGACCGACAACATTCCGAGTCATCCGGTCCGTGGCGGGCTGGGGCCGCGGTCCGAACGCTGGCGCGACCGCTTCCGTCAAGAGCGCTGATGCGGCTCCCGCGGTGATCAGCCGAATGTGTTGACCACCGGATCCGAGAACGTCCGCCTTGGGGACGACACATTCGGTCGTTACCTTCGGCCCTTTCCGCGGTCGTCGCCGACGACCGCGTCGGCAGCTCCAGCCGGCACGAGGATGAGAGAACTTGGACGACACGACAAGCCCACCGCAGGTCGCGACGAGCTCTGCTGACGACGCTGCCCGCGAGTTCAGGGCATCGCTCGAGCAGAGACGTGAGGCCATCGACGCTGCCGCGCGGTCGCTCGAGGCGCGGCAGCGCTCGACGCCCTACGCCGACGACATCGTGCGGCACGCGGAGGCGCTCGCCGACAGGATCGAGTCCGAGGCGCGGGAACGCGCCGAGCAGATCGTCGCCGACGCGCAGGCCCGTGCGGACCGGACGATCGCGGACGCCGAGGCCGCCCGCGCGGCCCTCCTTGACGTCATCGAGCGCACCCGGGCCGAGCTGACCGCACCCGGATCGGCGCCCGCTCCATCGGCCGGCGTCGACGTGCTGTTCGGGGCCGTCGAGGCGGCACGGCCGGTCAGCCCACCGTCGTCGGCTACGCCGTCTTCCCCACCTCGGCGGCCTGCTTGGCCGGGTTTCGACGCGCCTTGAGCGACCTCGCAGGCTTGGTCGCTGGCTTGCTCAACCTGCGCGCGAGACGCCGGGCTCTCGTGCCTCGAGCTCGGCTTCGCGCTTCAACATGAGCGCGATGTCGATCAGCTGGTCCTCCTGCCCGCCGATGAGCTTTCGAGCCCCAGCCTCCAGAAGTAGCTGGGCACCGCTGACGCCGTACCGCTCGGCGGCGTTGCCGGCGTGCTTGAGGAACGAGGAGTAGACGCCGGCGTAGCCCATCATCAGGGTCATCCGGTCGAGCTGGCACTCCTCCGGCATGGCCGGCTTGATGACGTCCTCCGACGCGTCGACGATCTTGAGGAAGTCGACCCCGGTGGTCCAGCCGACCTTGTCGCACACGCCGATGAAGGCCTCGAGCGGCGTGTTGCCGGCGCCGGCGCCGAACCGGCGGACCGAGCCGTCGATCTGGGTCGCTCCCGCGCGGGCGGCGATCACGGTGTTGGCGACACCCAGGCCGAGGTTCTCGTGACCGTGGAAGCCGACATCGGCCTGGCCGCCGATCTCGGTGACGACCGCGGACACCCGGTCCGCGGTCTGCTCCATGATCAGGGCACCGGCGGAGTCGACGACGTAGACGCACTGGCAGCCGGCGTCGACCATGATCCGCGCCTGCTTGGCCAGCACCTCCGGCGGCTGCGTGTGGCTCATCATCAGGAAGCCGACCGTCTCGAGGCCGAGCTCGCGGGCCAGCCCGAAGTGCTGGATCGAGACGTCCGCCTCGGTGCAGTGGGTGGCGATCCGGCAGATCTGGCCGCCGTTGTCCTGGGCAGCCCGGATGTCGTCCTTGGTGCCGACGCCCGGCAGCATCAGGAACGCGATCTTCGCGCGCTTCGCGGTCTCGGCCGCGATCTTGATCAGCTCCTGCTCCGGCGTACGGGAGAAGCCGTAGTTGAAGCTGCTGCCGCCGAGGCCGTCGCCGTGGGTCACCTCGATGACGGGGATGCCCGAGGAGTCGAGGGCCTCGACGATGTCGTGCACCTCCTGCGCCGTGAACTGGTGGCGCTTGTGGTGCGACCCGTCGCGCAGACAGGTGTCGGTCAGCCGGAGGTCGAGCTTGCCCCACGGCTCGTCGCCGTGGATGCCGCTCCAGGTCCGATCCAGGGCGTTGATGTCGGTGCCGATGACTTCGGTGTTGGCGCTCATGTCAGTTGCTCCCGAGGATCGAGCGGGCGATGTGCTGGCCGACCTGGGTCGCCGCGGCCGTCATGATGTCGAGGTTTCCGGAGTACGGCGGGAGGTAGTCGCCGGCGCCCTCGACCTCGACGAAGATCGAGACCCGGCGCATCCCCCGGGTGAAGTCCGAGGGCCCGTCGAACTGCGGCTCCTGGAGCAGCCGGTAGCCGGGGACGTACTCCTGGACCGCCCGCTCAATCTCGTGGATCGAGGCCGTGATCGCGTCGGTGTCGGTGTCGGGGTCGACCGCGCAGAAGATGGTGTCGCGCATGATCATGGGCGGCTCGGCGGGGTTGAGGATGATGATCGCCTTGCCCCGCTCGGCGCCCCCGATCGTCTCCACGCCCGCGGCGGTGGTGCGGGTGAACTCGTCGATGTTGGCGCGGGTGCCCGGCCCGGCGCTCACGCTGGAGACCGAGGCGACGATCTCGGCGTACGACACCGGAGCGACGCGGGAGACCGCAGCGACCATCGGGATCGTGGCCTGTCCGCCGCAGGTGATCATGTTGACGTTCGGCGCGGCGACGTGTTCCTCACCGTTGACCGGCGGGATCACCGCCGGTCCGACCGCGGCCGGCGTCAGGTCGACCGCCCGGATGCCGGCCTCGGCGTAGCGCGGCGCGTACTCCTTGTGGACGTAGGCCGAGGTGGCCTCGAACAGGAGGTCTGGCAGCTCGTCCTGCTTGAGCAGCCAGTCGACCCCCTCGTGGGTCGAGACCAGGCCTTCGTCGGCGGCGAGCCTGAGGCCCTCGCTGGCCGGGTCGACGCCGATCATCCAGCGCGGCTCGATCAGGTCCGACCGGAGCAGCTTGTACATCAGGTCGGTGCCGATGTTGCCGGGACCGACGATGGCGGCAGTGACCTTCCCAGGATTCGGCTTGCTCACGTCGTTCACTCCTCGAACTCCACGACCAGCGGTTCGAACCCGCTGATGGACGCCGTCACCCGGTCACCCGGGGCGAACGGCACGAACGGGCCCAGGGCCCCGGACAGGATCAGGTGGCCCGCGCGCAGCGGGTCGCCGAAGCGGCGGGCCTGCACGGCCAGCCACCGCAGTGCTTCGAGCGGGTCGCCGAGGCACGCGGCACCCGTGCCGGACGAGAGCTCCTCGCCGTTGATCGTCAGCGACATCACGACGTCGCGCGGTTCGAGCTCGGCCTGCCCTGAGCCTGTCGAAGGGTCGAGCTTGCGCCCGTCGCGGCCGACGACGAACAGACCGGAGGACGCGTTGTCCGCGACCGTGTCGGTGAACCCGATCTTCCAGTCCGCGATCCGCGAGTCGACGATCTCGAGCGCCGGCAGGGCGACGTCGACGGCCGCCCGGACCGCGTCGAGCGTGATGTCGTCCTCGTCGAGGTCGATGTCGTGAGCCAGCACGAACGCGACCTCAGCCTCGACCCTCGGCTGGACGAGGGTCCGCATCGAGATCGGCATCCCGTCGGCGCCGTGACTGACGTCCATGTCGCTCAGCAGGTAGCCGAAGTCGGGCTGGTCGACGCCCAGCTGACGCTGGACCGCCTCCGACGTGGCACCGATCTTGCGGCCCACGACCGTCACCCCGCCCGACAGACGTCGCTGCACGAGTCCCTGCTGCACCGCGTAGGCGGCCGACAGGTCGTCGGTGCCGATCAGGTCGCGCACCGGCGCGCACGGCACCCGCGTTTCCTGGGCGACGGCCAGGCGGTCCACCGCCGCCGTGATCGCGTCTTGGGAGGTCACGGGACAGATACTAGAACCTGTTACAGTTTTGTGCCATGACGGGTGGCACGACGGGCGATCTGCCCGCCGAGGTGGACGTGGTCGTGGTGGGCGCCGGCGGCGCGGGGATGAGCGCTGCCCTCGCGGCCGGACGGAAGGGCCTCGACACGATCCTCGTCGAGAAGAGCGCCTACTTCGGGGGTTCGACGGCGCGCAGCGGCGGCGGCGTGTGGATCCCCGGCAACTACGCGCTCGCCGAGGCCCACCAGGTCGACGCGGGTGAGCCCGAGCGTGCCCGGGAGTACCTCGACGCCATCGTGGGCGACGTCGTCCCCAAGACCCGCCGCGACACCTACCTCGAGCGCGGCCCCGAGGTCCTCGACTTCCTCCGGTCCCACACGCCGGTGCGGTTCCGGTGGGTCCCTGAGTACTCCGACTACCACCCCGAGGCGCCCGGCGGCAGGCCGCGTGGCCGCAGCGTCGAGCCGGTGCCGCTGAACGCCCGGTTCCTCGGCGACGAGCTCGACCGGCTGCACCCGCAGTACACCAAGGCGCCGGCCAACCTGATCGTCACTCAGCAGGACTTCCGCAAGATCAGCCTCGGCATGCGGACCCTCAAGGGACCGGTCACGATGCTGATGGTGCTGGTGCGCCGGATCGTGTCGATGGTCCTCGGCCGTCGGATGTACGCGATGGGCAACGCGATCGCGATCGGCCTGCGGAAGGGCCTGATCGACGCAGGTGTGCCGGTGCACTACGAGACCGAGCTCAGCGACCTGCTCATCGAGGAGGGCCGGGTCGTCGGTGTCCGTGTCCTGCGTGACGGGACGGAGCACGTCGTGCGCGCCCGCAAGGGCGTGATCCTCGGTAGCGGCGGCTTCGAGAAGAACCTCGAGATGCGGGAGAAGTACCAGCCGCAGCCGACCTCGATCGACTGGACGACGGGTTCGGAGTTCAACACCGGCGGCGGCATCCTCGCCGGCATCGCGGCCGGGGCGGAGACCGACCTGATGGACGACGCCTGGTGGGGTCCGACCATCCCCCTCCCGAACCGCCCCTGGTTCTGCCTCGCCGAACGCAACCTGCCGGGCTCGATCATCGTCAACCAGGCCGGCGAGCGGTTCATGAACGAGGCGCTGCCGTACGTCGAGGCGACGCACGCGATCTACGCGGGCGAGGCGACCGGCGTCAGCCACGTGCCGAGCTGGTTGATCATCGACCAGCGCTACCGCAACCGCTACCTGTTCGCCGGGCTCGGGCCACGGCAGCCGTTCCCCGGCAGCTGGCTGAAGTCCGGCGTCGTCCGGAAGGCGGCGACCCTCGCGGAGCTCGCGGAGAGGATCGAGGTGCCGCCCGACGCGCTGGCCGCGACCGTGGAGCGGTTCAACGGCTTCGCCGAAGCCGGCGTCGACGAGGACTTCCACCGGGGGGAGTCCGCCTACGACAAGTACTACTCCGACCCGACTGTCAAGCCGAACCCGTCGCTGCACGCCATCGACCATGCGCCGTTCTACGCCGTCAAGATCGTGCCGGGCGACCTCGGCACCAAGGGCGGACTGGTGACCGACGAGCGGGCACGGGTGCTGCGCCCCGACGGCTCCGTGATCCCCGGCCTCTACGCTGCCGGCAACGCGTCGTCGGCGGTCATGGGACGGACGTATGCCGGACCGGGCGCCACCATCGGCCCCGCACTGGTGTTCGGCTACCTGGCCGTCGAGGACCTCGAGGAGAACTGATGCCCATCGACCCGTCCGTCGCGATCGGAGCCGACATCGGCTCCACCACGTTCTCCTGGACCGAGAGCGACGTGCTGCTCTACCACCTCGGGATCGGCGCCGGGTCGCACGAGGGTGACCACCTCGCCCCCGCCGCGCTCCGCTACACGCTCGACGGCCCGGCGCTCCAGGTGCTGCCGACGTTCGGTGTGGTGGTGCCGACCTTCCACGAGACCGACCCGCCGCCGCTCGACCTGCCCGGCTGCGACATCAACCTCGCCCAGGTCGTGCACGGGTCGCAGTCGATCGCCGTCTCCGGTCCGATCCCGACGTCCGGCACGGCGACCGTCTCCACGACCCTCACGGACATCTGGGACAAGGGCAAGGCCGCCGTCGTCTGGCAGGAGGGCGTGGCGACGTCCCCGTCCGGCGAGGAGCTGTGGCGCACGCGGTCGTCGATCTTCGTCAAGGGCGAGGGCGGCTGGGGTGGCGACCGGGGCGCGTCGGACCCGGTGGTCCTCCCCGTTCGCGATCCCGACCTGCTGACGTCGTACGACGTGACGCCGCAGCAGGCGCTGCTCTACCGCCTGTGCGGCGACCGCAACCCGCTGCACGCCGATCCCGACTTCGCGAAGGCGGCCGGCTTCCCGGCGCCGATCCTGCACGGTCTCTGCTCCTACGGCATCGTCCTCCGCGAGCTCACCGACGGCCTGCTCGGCGGTGACGCGACCCTCGTCCGGGGCTTCGCCTGCCGGTTCTCAGGCGTGGTGTTCCCCGGCGAGACGATCCGGGTGACGGGCTGGCGCGAGGGAGACCGGATCGTCGCCGCGGCGGCCGTCGAGGGCGGCGAACGGGACGGCTCACCCGTCCTCGCCGACTGCGTACTGACGGTCGCCTGATCGACCTGACCGCCCCGCCACTACGGTGGGGTCTGCTCGCTCATCGACGAAAGGCGGACCCATGGTCACCCGCACGGCACGCACCGCTTGGAACGGCACCCTGCAGGACGGAACCGGTCAGGTCGAGCTGGCCTCGTCCGGCGTCGGGACGTTCGACGTGTCCTGGCCTCGACGGACCGGCGACGCGGCCGAGGGAGTCACCTCGCCCGAGGAGCTCGTTGCCGCGGCCCACTCCTCCTGCTTCTCCATGGCGCTCTCCGGCGAGATCGGCCGCGCCGGGGGTACGACCAAGTCGCTGGACGTGACCGCCGAGGTCTCCTTCGGGCCCGACCCTGCGGGTGGGTTCCACATCAACGGCATCGCG includes these proteins:
- a CDS encoding OsmC family peroxiredoxin, with the protein product MVTRTARTAWNGTLQDGTGQVELASSGVGTFDVSWPRRTGDAAEGVTSPEELVAAAHSSCFSMALSGEIGRAGGTTKSLDVTAEVSFGPDPAGGFHINGIALTVRGEVDGLDEAGFVECAEKAKAGCPISKALAAVENITVDAALKA
- a CDS encoding MaoC/PaaZ C-terminal domain-containing protein, with product MPIDPSVAIGADIGSTTFSWTESDVLLYHLGIGAGSHEGDHLAPAALRYTLDGPALQVLPTFGVVVPTFHETDPPPLDLPGCDINLAQVVHGSQSIAVSGPIPTSGTATVSTTLTDIWDKGKAAVVWQEGVATSPSGEELWRTRSSIFVKGEGGWGGDRGASDPVVLPVRDPDLLTSYDVTPQQALLYRLCGDRNPLHADPDFAKAAGFPAPILHGLCSYGIVLRELTDGLLGGDATLVRGFACRFSGVVFPGETIRVTGWREGDRIVAAAAVEGGERDGSPVLADCVLTVA